Proteins from a single region of Hydra vulgaris chromosome 12, alternate assembly HydraT2T_AEP:
- the LOC136088378 gene encoding zinc finger MYM-type protein 1-like yields MRCNLIFCSASIIFIAFYELPKGKYLTNAEKIQINLYRGSEISPALSIQEIGRKIGRSDHVVRNYIAKENEGSPSEIESVVLSKKTSSQVSHNNTRNINDLHKAGSSDVPLSNNEENEEALSEIESKKTSSQVSFNKTGNINLDIDVLHKPDSSDIPGYLNKDWFKTVLVNGETCQRDYLSYSETNGSVYCILCYLFENQTVFSKKGFSNWKYPEKLIKHENSEGHKICVYIMKQRATDLGRTDTIITRQLKIETNYWINVLTRVCSVVKSLASHGLPFRGTEEKYGSSVANSGNFIMAMELVAEYDPILSQHISKYGNPGKGNTSYLSFYTYEQFISIMSEKVLETIIKEVKAATYFSISIDSTPDITHIDQLSFIIRYVLPNGEPAERFIGFIDDAGHKAESLTDAIFSILKKYDLNVCFLRGQSYDNAKNMSGIYSGVQARIKDVISLADFVPISAYSLNLIGMCAADCCEEGNNFFSFIQNLYVYFSSSTYRWSLFKKYNNSTLKSLSDTRWSARDDACHSLKTNWAGVKKALLDLKHDKLQKPLTRSEAEGLLRQLNRLETSFMTEFWNDVLHTFNKTSKLLQSVQIDLSTVVELYNSLVAYVKSVREMFKSYEDAAKEKFIDCNKIPEFENKQRKRKKHFDESNDPGHAFDSQNNFKINTFYVICDNLTVELNKKKICL; encoded by the exons ATGAGA tgTAATTTGATCTTTTGCTCTGCCAGtatcatttttattgcattttacgAATTGCCTAAAGGAAAGTATTTAACAAATgctgaaaaaatacaaattaatttatatcgTGGCTCAGAAATCTCACCAGCACTTTCTATACAAGAAATAGGAAGAAAAATTGGAAGATCTGACCATGTTGTACGAAACTACATTGCAAAAG aaaatgaaGGATCACCAAGTGAAATTGAGTCTGTTGTATTGTCTAAGAAAACAAGTAGTCAAGTATCACACAACAACACTAGAAATATTAATGATTTACATAAAGCAGGCTCCAGTGATGTTCCATT AAGtaacaatgaagaaaatgaaGAGGCACTTAGTGAAATTGAGTCCAAGAAAACAAGTAGTCAAGTATCATTCAATAAGACTGGAAATATTAATCTGGATATCGATGTTTTACATAAACCAGATTCCAGTGATATTCCAGG gtatttaaataaagattggTTTAAAACTGTATTAGTCAATGGAGAGACATGCCAACGAGATTATTTATCCTACTCAGAAACAAATGGATCAGTGTATTGTATCCTTtgttatttgtttgaaaaccagactgttttttctaaaaaaggaTTCTCAAATTGGAAATACCcagaaaaattgataaaacatgAAAACTCAGAAGGACATAAAATTTGTGTATACATAATGAAACAACGGGCAACTGATTTAGGCCGAACAGACACTATAATTACTCGTCAATTAAAAATAGAGACAAATTATTGGATTAATGTGCTAACTCGAGTATGTTCTGTAGTGAAGTCATTAGCTAGTCATGGATTACCATTTAGAGGAACTGAAGAAAAGTATGGATCTTCTGTTGCTAATAGTGGTAATTTTATTATGGCAATGGAATTAGTTGCAGAATATGATCCTATTTTGTCTCAGCATATAAGTAAATATGGGAATCCTGGTAAAGGAAATACAtcatatttatctttttatactTATGAGCAGTTCATAAGTATAATGTCAGAAAAAGTCCTAGAAACAATAATTAAAGAAGTCAAAGCGGCAACATACTTTTCAATTAGTATTGATTCAACCCCAGATATAACTCACATTGACcaactttcttttattataagGTATGTATTACCAAACGGAGAACCAGCGGAACGTTTTATTGGGTTCATTGACGATGCTGGGCATAAGGCTGAGTCGTTAACTGACGCTATATTTTCGATATTGAAGAAATAtgacttaaatgtttgttttcttAGGGGCCAGTCTTATGATAACGCCAAAAATATGTCTGGCATATATTCCGGTGTCCAAGCAAGAATTAAAGATGTTATTTCCTTAGCTGATTTTGTTCCCATTTCCGCTTATTCGCTAAATCTCATTGGAATGTGTGCTGCTGATTGTTGCGAAGaaggaaacaattttttttcctttatccAAAACCTATATGTTTATTTCTCATCTTCAACTTATCGCTGgagcttatttaaaaaatacaataattccACTCTTAAGAGTTTATCAGATACTCGTTGGTCTGCTCGAGATGATGCTTGCCATAGTTTGAAAACAAATTGGGCTGGCGTGAAAAAAgcattattagatttaaaacaTGATAAACTACAAAAACCACTTACAAGGTCAGAAGCTGAGGGACTACTTCGACAACTTAATAGACTAGAAACATCATTTATGACCGAGTTTTGGAATGATGTACTTcatacatttaataaaactagtaaACTATTACAGTCTGTTCAAATAGATTTGAGTACTGTAGTAGAGTTATATAATTCATTAGTTGCTTATGTTAAATCTGTACGAGAAATGTTTAAATCCTATGAAGACgcagcaaaagaaaaatttatagattgtaataaaattccggaatttgaaaataaacaaagaaaacgaaaaaaacattttgatgaatCCAATGATCCTGGTCATGCATTTGATagccaaaacaattttaaaattaatacattttatgtCATATGTGACAATTTAACAGTCgaactcaacaaaaaaaaaatctgcttatGA